The stretch of DNA agtaagaaaagggcgaattctagaaatgtttttgagatgcaggtaagaagagcgagccagtgatcggatgtggggggtgaatgaaagctcggaatcaagtatgaccccaaggcagcgggcatgttgctttggagtaatggtggaaccgcaaacggagatggcaatgtcaggcaaaggtaggttagtagagggagaaaacacgagttcagtttttgacaggtttagtttcagatagagggaggacatgatgctagagacagcggtaagacaatcactggtgttttctaataaggcaggcgtgagatcaggagaagaagtgtatagttgggtgtcgtcagcatagagatggtactggaagccaaatctactgattgtttgtccaataggggcagtatacaaagagaagaggagggggcctaggactgatccttgaggaaccccaacagtaaggggaaggtgagaggaggaggaaccagcgaaacatacagtgaaggatcggtcagagagataggaggagaaccaggagagaacggtgtccttgaggccgatggagcggagcatagtgaggaggagctgatgatccacagtatcaaatgctgcagagagatccaagagaattagcatggagtagtgaccattagatttagctgttagtaggtcattagagactttagtgagggcagtttcagtagagtgtaaagagcggaaaccagattgaagagggtcgagaagagagttatctgagagatagcgggtaagacgggagtggaccaggcgttcgaggagtttagagatgaagggaagattagagacaggtctataattagcggcacagttttggtcgagggatggttttttaagtaatggatgtatgatggcatgcttaaatgaggagggaaaaataccggaagtgagggaaaggttgaatatttttgttaggtgagaggtgacagccggggaaagggactggaggaaatgtgacggaatggggtcactggtgcaagtggtcgggcgagaagatgcaaggagcctgcttacttcttcttctgtaactggttcaaagtcagagagtgaactagatgcagtgggggagggaggacagtgcatggtatgaagagattgggagatgatttcctgtcgaatatggtcaattttttctttgaagtaattggccagatcgtcagcacggagatccgtggttgggaccTTTATCAGATTTTGTAATAATTAAATTAGAATTATCAACAAGATTTTTTATGGCGAGTTTTTCAGAATTGTTCAAATTTGCTTGGCATGAAACAGCCCTAATGAATGAATCATAAATCTGACACTATTCATTTATTGAGATTTATTTGATATGAATATTAATCCTTTATTTCTTCTTTTCCTTTgtgaatgtcatgatattttctgtTTTGTTCATATTTAATTAGTAGATGTAATGCTAAGaggggtgatatatatatatatatatatatatatatatatatatatatatatatatacagtcatggccaaaagtattcacacccctgcaattctgtcagataatactcagtttcttcctgaaaataattgcaaacacaaattatttggtattattatcttcatttaatttgtcttaaatgaaaaaaaacacaaaaagaattgtcttaaagccaaattggatataattccacaccaaacataaaaagggggtggacaaaggtattggcaccctttgaaaaatcatgtgatgcttctctaatttgtgtaattaacagcacctgtgacttacctgtgacacctaacaggtgttggcaataactaaatcacacttgcagccagttgacatggattaaagttgactcaacctctgtcctgtgtccttgtgtgtaccacattgagcatggagaaaagaaagaagaccaaaaaactgtctgaggacttgagaaaccaaattgtgaggaagcatgagcaatctcaaggctacaagtccatctccaaagacctgaatgttcctgtgtctaccgtgcgcagtgtcatcaagaagtgtaaagcccaaggcactgtggctaacctccttagatgtggacggaaaagaaaaatggacaagagatttcaacgcaagattgtgcggatgttggataaagaacctcgactaacatccaaacaagatcaagctgccctgcagtccgagggtacaacattgtcatcccgtactatccgtcggcgtctgaatgaaaagggactgtatggtgggagacccaggaagaccccacttcttaccccgagacataaaaaagcctggctggagtttgccaaaacttacctgaaaaagcctaaaatgttttggaagaatgttctctggtcagatgagacaaaagtagagctttttgggcaaaggcatcaacatagagtttacaggagaaaaaaagaggcattcaaagaaaagaacatggtccctacagtcaaacatggtggaggttccctgatgttttggggttgctttgctgcctctggcactggactgcttgaccgtgtgcatggcattatgaagtctgaagactaccaacaaattttgcagcataatgtagggcccagtgtgagaaagctgggtctccctcagaggtcatgggtcctccagcaggacaatgacccaaaacacacttcaaaaagaactagaaaatggtttgagattaagcactggagacttctaaggtggccagcaatgagtccagacctgaatcccatagaacacctgtggagagatctaaaaatggcagtttggagaaggcttcaaatatcaggaacctggagcagtttgccaaagaagaatggtctaaaattccagcagagcattgtaagaaactcattgatggttaccggaagcggttggtcgcagttattttggctaaaggttgtgcaaccaagtattaggctgagggtgccaatacttttgtctggcccatttttgcagttttgtgtgaaatgattaatgttttgcttcattctcttttgtgctttttcatttaagacaaattgaatgaagataataataccaaataatttgtgattgctatcattttcaggaagaaactgagtattatctgacagaattgcaggggtgtcaatacttttggccatgactgtatgtatagcTTTTTGTCATGTGATCTGTATAACTGAAAAGTGGTTGAGCATGATTGATTTTATTCTTCTAACAGCCTCACTTCTACCCATTGACAATCATATGCTATGATTAAGGGCGCAGTGGACCCCAGAAATGCATCAGTGTGTTTTACCATCATCACGTGGAAATTTTAACTTTTTGTAAATGAAATCAAGTTTGAAGATTTTATTTGGAGGTGCCTATCTggttacatttttattttaggaGACTGAATAGCTTTGCTTATTAGGCGAGTCTGGAGGGATGAGGATTACTGGAACTCGCCCTCTGCTTTGACTTTCTTGAGATCTTCTTCACTGTCCTTCCCTCCTCTTGTAGGTAACAGGGTGATTGAAGTTTTCAATACAGGGTGGAACAAAGTGAGAGATGTAAAAATGAAGATGTACCGGACGATCGGGTATGTCTGCCTCTCGCAGACACTAAAGTCGATTAGCTAAATGCCTGCTGGTGGGAGAAGGAACCACTTAACCATTTATTGTCCACCAACCATAACACAAAAGGTCTCATTGTCCGTCAAAGAGATAGCCAAGAAACAGAACTATGTCCTGCACATAAGTGTTGTTCCACTTACGTAATTGATATTCAAGTATATTATTCATTCTGAACATATGTCCAGGAGGTCAccattatttttttgttaattaCGAAGCAGGAATCTTTGGCGGGTGAAAGAAGTACAAACATCAGTTCTTCATCCAGCAAAACGAGACGACTGTGTGTGCAAGCAGATGGTGACATCTAATGATGAAAAAGTTTTAAAACctactttaatttttttattttattccagcTGAAATTCAAAAGTAGCTGTTCTAGTATAGAAATGGTTGAGGGTCTTTTCCTCAGCCGGGGAATGCAAAAAGACAAAAATGTCATCAATGGAGAAAACATATGTACAAAGTGTGAAGATTCCAAAATTAGTTAGCAGAAAATATACACATTGTATCacatacatatgtgtgtatatacatgctaCAAAAGGGCCGTCAGACCACGTGATGTACGGTATGTCAGTGTTTCCTAAACTCCAGTCCTCACTGCCCCTAACAGATCatcttttcaggatttctttaatattgcacaggtgatggaattattattaaGGCATCAGAAATTGCAATAccagggaaatcctgaaaacaggatCTGCGGGGGGTCGCGAGGACGTGAATTTTGGAATCCTTGATGTATATCATATCAATGTATAAACAGAATATAGAAACGGCACAAATTAAAATAAATCGCAATATTCAATACTACATCACAAATAAACTAAAAGTGAGTAAGTGATAAGACGACATCACCAGGGCGAAAGATAGGTGCGCTCTAATAAACCAGCTACGTATGAGGATATAAGAAAAACAAAGATGAGTGCGCTTTTTTTTGTACCTTTCATTTGCACCTTATTTTAATTTGTGTCTTTTGTAATATGTTCCCTTTTTATTTTTACGCTCATCATTGTGGGCAGTGTGTGTTATTTCCAGATGATTTCAGCCAATTAATCAATTacgacttttttgttttttttaaagttgctAAAGTTTTATAACAATTTATTCCAGTCCCGCGCTGGAGAGATTTTATGTTCATCTAAAATTTGTTGCATGATTTGCAACATTTTATCAGGACGTGCAACTTtttgtgcttaaaaaaaaaaaaaaaaaacacccaaaagtTTTCAAAAAGagcggttttttttttaaaattttgtgcaAAGATTCATGAACTGCATGGGGAAGTTTGAAACATTTAGCACGAGAAACATCAACGAATACCACAAGACAagaaaaatgaaatgcaaaatgatgACATAGACCCAACGTGTAGGAAAGGTAAAGAATAGTGATGTGCGAacgtgtgctgggataaggtgttatctgagcatgctcgtgtgctaaccgaatgtcttcgttgtgctcgaataatatgtccgagtacccacggctgcatgtctcgcggctgatagacagtcacaacacatgcatggatagtCTAACAAACGAGTGGAGTGATGGACTTTATTCTTGTTTTACCCGTACTCTGATTCATGGTGGATTTATTGTTACATCGGCCCTATGTCACATCCCTTAtatgatttattttttgtttatttgggATCATTTCGTTTATTTCTGCCATTAATGCCTTATCCATTCTCGCCGGTGTGTAACATGCCCTACAACTCAGTTGTAGATGTGTCCGTCACAAATGATCCCGCTGCAGTGGTAGCGCCAGGTCTCTTTTTCAGGCATTAGAGTCTTTGCGCTCTGGAAATATTACAACATATTAATCCCAGATCTTCACTCTTTCTCTTCCTCTTCGTCCTCGCTTTCTTCTTCGCTCTCGGATTCCTCTTCGCTGTCTTCATAGTAGACTCGGTTAGTGTTGACAAACAGGTCACTGTCATCTTCTGTGTCGTCATCCTCATCTACCACCCCAGACTTCTCGCTTTGGGTGTTCTGCGATTCTGCTCCTTTATTGCTACAGTAAAAATTAGAAATGACATAAATATACATCCAATTTGCTTAGTGAGGaggtgttttctgagcatgctcgcgcCCTAATCAAGTATTTTTGGagtgctctaatactatgttcgagtcctcaTCCTGTTTGACAGCCGCGAGACATGAAGAAGCGGTGACTGAAGGATTTTTTTTTGGAGCACGTCGACGATACTCGATTAGGAtatgagcatgctgagataacaccttatctgagtacGCTCGCTCATGACTAGTGAGTGAATACATCACTGTTAAGTCATCATTCCACTGGTGCACCGATGAATAATACCATCATTTAAAGGGCACTACACTGCAAGATATTGTCAGCCTTCAAGAAGATCCCACAGCACATCCACAAATATAACCAGATTGATATGCTGGATAGACGCAGACAGATCTGCTGCACCCCAAAGAGGAGACGTCCAATTTTTAGCATACAAGAAAAAAAACAACTGACCGATCACCTAGAAGACGACATCATCAGAAAAACATCAGATGTCACGCACTTCTACTCTactgactgctgcagtcaatcacaggcTGCAGTGGAGTTATGACTTTTGAACGGAGCAGGCGCCACTTCCTGAGTCAGCGCAGAACTCTGGAGCGACCTACGCTAGATCCGGCCCGGGCGTTGGAGGATGAGCATgccatgtttttttattattattttttatgacaAACAAAATGTTTCATATATTGGACAAATCCTTTGAATTTTTCTTTTTAGATAACTAAGAAAATATCGCACAAAGTGAATGAAACGAAAACCgtacctatctttttccttcttttctgcATCTTCTTTATTAAAACCTAAAGGccttaaaaataataaagaaaaaaaaaattagtttgattAAATATTTACTATAATTAATGAACCTGCtggtattgctgcatatacatggaGAAGAATAAAACTAGGCATAACAGGAGAAGAAGAGAAGGATCTGGGGATTCTGGGGACTCAACGCCAAGCAGCAGCGGCAAAAGCAAATGAATATCCTGGTTGACGCTTTTCGAAGTGATACTTCTTATTCATAACCTGATGTGAAAATGCAGCTGCATCACTTCCAAACCCCTTGAATTTATGGCATAAGGTAGTTTCTACGAGTCCATGGATTATACACGGAGGATCCGTGATTAGGGTCTGTGCTCGCTGGGGCACCAACGAGGGAAGGTACACAGTTTAGGGTAAGATATGGGTAGATAACAGGTCTGGCATTGTACAAGGAGCATCTTACCACAGGCCTTCTTTCTGTAGGAGGCGTTGATGATCCTTATAGATGATGAAAGCGATCTCTGCCTTCACTTTTTCCCCTTCGGCGATAGGATCGACAATGATAAAATCACCTAGGCAGAAGAATACTCTGTATGAGGACACAGCACATGGCAGACAGGTGAGCGGCCGTCACTTATCTCAAGGAGTCACATGTGGAGGACTCCCTGAGGCCTTAGGAAAATATATTGTGACAGTTTTTGCAGCATGTCGTAGCATGAAGGCATTATTAACATTGCTTCATGGTGGAAACGGAGACATACAGAAGGGTGACCACAAAGCCCTGCGACTTTCaaaggggatatctgggactttgttaaaaaaaataaaaaaaagtgcctaagcattaacaggcaggtagttggtgCCGTTCTTCGCTGGCACAGACCGCTCCTGCAGGTGATTCAGCTGACGTTATGTCGGCAGAGCGGCAAATTCTTtatcactctgctctgttgacagggcgcgACTGCCGACGTCCTGCTGATTTAGAGACGGACTTCTCAGATAGCGGAGATACAGCTGTCAATCAGAGTGAAGTCGGCAGTCACGGCTTGTCAATAGAGTGGAAGAGAAGCCGCCGTTCTGTAGACATGACGTCAGCAGAGACAGCTGAATCACCAGCAAGAGCGGTCTGTGCCGGGGAAGAATAGCACCGGGCACAACAGACAGGTAGACAGCAACTACCTACCCGTTAGTGCCTaggcacgttttttttttttgtttttttttacaaagtcccggatatcccctttaaggGTATCACCTGTGTCCATTTTGCTTTTTACATCCATATAACTATTCAGTTGAATAGGGtcagatgtgcagtacctggcagtGGCCAGTATACAGTTGGCGGAGCGGTGCTGTTCCACAACTGATGATCTCCACAGGCACCGAGAATGGCCAATTGTGAGGGGTGCCAGTTGCCGCACACTCCCACCATCTGATattgataggccatcaatataaaattaCTGGGTAACCCCTGTAATAATGGCAACGTATCTATAAAAATTGGATGCTACACAGATGACCCATACCGAACCCAATTTTTATTGTACGTACACAGTCTTGTATACATGAGGCTCAACCAATACTCTGAAGAGAACAGTGCACagctaccattttttttttttcaaatggacACCCAAACTGAAAATCCACAAAAAACAtatatggggaaaaaaaagtaaagaGCACATTTTCTACAGAAGTAATGTAcaagtg from Ranitomeya imitator isolate aRanImi1 chromosome 9, aRanImi1.pri, whole genome shotgun sequence encodes:
- the EIF1AD gene encoding probable RNA-binding protein EIF1AD, which codes for MSKATKRKHVVKEVLLDYVQPTENQRIVRVIGSPGNNLHEVETEEGDRFLASMPTKFRKNIWIKRGDFIIVDPIAEGEKVKAEIAFIIYKDHQRLLQKEGLWPLGFNKEDAEKKEKDSNKGAESQNTQSEKSGVVDEDDDTEDDSDLFVNTNRVYYEDSEEESESEEESEDEEEEKE